One window of Microcoleus vaginatus PCC 9802 genomic DNA carries:
- a CDS encoding porin, with product MNRTFWNLLLVSPTILGLSSVVSAAAIAAEAPATAEANQLATAQSSESKIAEIVGEIVAEPVAAAPAAPEKLALNSSVEAAQTPVVNEADAEKLASIEPETSEAALQTTPQTTLQTTGSDIELAAPSAPTSAAAATEPLAAAAGTAESSPQASDLAVQISPTDTPGKIEVPAVASTPATIPATKVEIAQTGPAGMGGPIVPVAPQALPAQPSGTMSQVTSVTQLSDVRPTDWAFQALQSLVERYSCIVGYPDGTYRGNRALTRYEFAAGVNACLDQITQLIGSTGNLVTKDDLAILQRLQEEFAAELATLRGRVDGLEARTAELEANQFSTTTKLAGEVVFGVSDTFGDPIQARDANGNHIRDRDDQTVTNFGYRVRLNLLTSFTGRDLLRTRLQAVNVANYGASTATGTNMARLAFDGEEGSQFTLDELYYRFPVGPATVFVGPKGLDLDEIADTVTPFNSTGTGAISRFGVRNPAVFRGPQGAGASLTFNLGPLRATGGYLASDGDAPNPANGRGVADGSFSALGQIGFFSKPFDLAFTYTHKYNRAGDVGIMGGTGSSLANRPFGQAPTQADNYGVQVNFKPSRRFQIGGWYGYTKAEQLRGGNNDATIQNGAITLALADFGRQGNLLGFVFGVPPKVTESDVARNRNTSYHLEGFYRFQVNDFISVTPGVYVIMNPEHNEENKDIWVGLLRTTFSF from the coding sequence ATGAACAGAACTTTTTGGAATTTACTGCTAGTATCCCCGACAATTTTGGGGCTATCATCAGTCGTCAGTGCCGCTGCGATCGCCGCAGAAGCTCCAGCAACCGCTGAAGCCAACCAGCTAGCTACAGCTCAGTCATCTGAGTCAAAAATTGCAGAAATAGTTGGAGAAATAGTTGCAGAACCAGTTGCAGCAGCCCCTGCTGCCCCAGAAAAGCTGGCTTTAAACAGCAGTGTCGAAGCGGCCCAAACCCCGGTCGTCAACGAAGCAGACGCTGAAAAACTCGCCTCAATCGAACCAGAAACCAGCGAAGCAGCACTGCAAACAACACCGCAAACAACACTGCAAACAACAGGGAGCGACATCGAGTTAGCAGCCCCAAGCGCTCCGACCAGCGCAGCAGCAGCGACTGAACCCCTAGCAGCAGCAGCAGGTACAGCCGAATCCTCGCCCCAAGCATCAGACTTGGCAGTGCAAATCAGCCCGACAGACACCCCTGGGAAAATTGAAGTGCCAGCAGTCGCCAGCACCCCAGCTACTATCCCAGCTACTAAGGTAGAAATTGCTCAGACAGGGCCCGCCGGAATGGGCGGCCCCATCGTCCCTGTGGCTCCCCAGGCGCTGCCGGCCCAACCATCCGGAACCATGTCCCAGGTGACATCAGTCACTCAGCTTTCTGACGTGCGACCGACAGATTGGGCATTCCAAGCCCTGCAATCCCTAGTCGAACGCTACAGTTGTATCGTAGGTTATCCCGACGGCACCTACCGCGGCAACCGCGCCCTGACTCGCTACGAATTTGCAGCCGGCGTCAACGCTTGCTTAGACCAAATAACCCAGCTAATTGGGTCAACGGGTAACTTAGTTACCAAAGATGACTTAGCCATCCTGCAACGCCTGCAAGAAGAATTTGCAGCCGAACTCGCTACCCTGCGCGGACGAGTAGACGGCCTAGAAGCTCGCACCGCAGAACTCGAAGCCAACCAGTTCTCCACCACCACCAAACTGGCTGGAGAAGTGGTTTTTGGCGTCAGCGACACCTTCGGAGATCCTATACAAGCTCGTGACGCCAACGGCAATCATATCCGCGATCGCGACGACCAAACTGTCACCAACTTCGGCTACCGGGTGCGGTTGAACTTATTGACAAGCTTCACCGGTCGAGACTTGCTCAGAACCCGCTTGCAAGCAGTCAACGTCGCCAACTACGGAGCATCAACCGCTACCGGCACTAACATGGCTCGCTTGGCCTTTGACGGCGAGGAGGGCAGCCAATTCACACTAGACGAACTGTACTATCGTTTCCCGGTCGGTCCCGCTACAGTCTTTGTCGGTCCTAAAGGACTTGACCTGGATGAAATTGCAGACACGGTAACACCCTTTAACTCTACGGGTACTGGTGCCATTTCCAGATTTGGAGTTCGTAACCCGGCCGTATTCCGCGGGCCGCAGGGAGCTGGCGCAAGTTTGACTTTCAACTTGGGCCCCCTCCGAGCTACTGGGGGCTATCTTGCCTCCGACGGCGATGCTCCCAACCCCGCAAACGGCAGGGGCGTTGCCGACGGTTCTTTCAGCGCTCTGGGTCAGATCGGCTTTTTTAGCAAACCGTTTGATTTGGCCTTCACTTACACCCACAAATACAATCGCGCAGGCGATGTTGGCATCATGGGTGGCACCGGCAGTTCTTTGGCTAACCGGCCCTTCGGTCAAGCACCCACTCAAGCAGATAACTATGGCGTGCAAGTTAACTTCAAACCCAGCCGTCGCTTTCAGATTGGCGGTTGGTACGGTTATACGAAGGCTGAACAACTGCGGGGCGGTAACAATGACGCTACGATCCAGAATGGTGCTATAACTTTGGCCCTGGCAGATTTTGGCCGCCAAGGCAATCTCCTCGGTTTCGTCTTCGGTGTACCGCCAAAAGTTACTGAGAGTGATGTCGCCAGAAACCGCAACACCTCTTATCACTTAGAGGGTTTCTATCGCTTCCAAGTCAATGACTTTATCTCAGTGACACCGGGCGTTTACGTGATTATGAATCCCGAACACAACGAGGAAAACAAGGATATCTGGGTCGGACTCCTCCGTACTACCTTTAGTTTCTAA
- a CDS encoding porin, with product MNRTFWNLLLVSPAILGISSVVSAAAIAAEAPATAEANQLATAQSSESKIAEIVAEIDGEPVAEPVAAAPATPEKLALNSSAEAAQTPVANSADAEKLAKIEPDTSAAALQTTGIDIDSAAPIAPASTAAATEPLAATGTAEPSPQASDLAVQSSQTETAGKIEVPAVASTPATTTATTPATKVEIAQTAPTGMGGPIVPVAPQALPAQQSGTMSQVTSVTQLSDVRPTDWAFQALQSLVERYSCIVGYPDGTYRGNRALTRYEFAAGVNACLDQITQLIGSTGNLVTRDDLAILQRLQEEFAAELATLRGRVDGLEARTAELEANQFSTTTKLAGEAIFAVSDTFVGEGIRLDDDEDETVTNLGYRVRLNLSTSFTGRDLLRTRLQAVNVARYDSATATGTNMARLAFDGEEGSQFTLNELYYRFPMGSATAFVGPKGLDLHEIADTVTPFNSTGTGAISRFGVRNPAVFRGPQGAGASLTFNLGPLRATGGYLASDGDAPNPANGRGVADGSFSALGQIGFFSKPFDLAFTYTHKYNRAGDVGIMGGTGSSLANRPFGQAPTQADNYGVQVNFKPSRRFQLGGWYGYTKAEQLRGGGNDATIQNGAITLALADFGRQGNLLGFVFGVPPKVTESDVARNRDTSYHLEGFYRFQVNDFVSVTPGVYVILNPEHNHRNDDIWVGLLRTTFTF from the coding sequence ATGAACAGAACTTTTTGGAATTTACTGCTAGTATCCCCGGCAATTCTGGGTATATCATCAGTCGTCAGTGCCGCTGCGATCGCCGCAGAAGCTCCAGCAACCGCTGAAGCAAACCAGCTAGCTACAGCTCAGTCATCTGAGTCAAAAATTGCAGAAATAGTTGCAGAAATAGATGGAGAACCAGTTGCCGAACCAGTTGCAGCAGCCCCTGCGACCCCAGAAAAGCTAGCTTTAAACAGCAGCGCAGAGGCAGCTCAAACCCCGGTCGCCAACTCCGCAGACGCTGAAAAACTGGCAAAAATTGAACCAGACACCAGCGCAGCAGCACTGCAAACCACAGGGATCGACATCGATTCAGCAGCCCCAATCGCTCCCGCCAGCACAGCAGCAGCGACTGAACCCCTGGCAGCAACAGGCACAGCCGAACCGTCGCCCCAAGCATCAGACTTGGCAGTGCAAAGCAGCCAGACAGAAACCGCTGGGAAAATTGAAGTGCCAGCAGTCGCCAGCACCCCAGCTACTACCACAGCTACTACCCCAGCTACTAAGGTAGAAATTGCTCAGACAGCACCGACAGGAATGGGCGGCCCGATCGTCCCTGTCGCTCCCCAAGCGCTGCCGGCCCAACAGTCCGGAACCATGTCCCAGGTGACATCGGTCACTCAACTCTCCGACGTGCGGCCGACAGATTGGGCATTCCAAGCCCTGCAATCCCTAGTCGAACGCTACAGTTGTATCGTAGGCTATCCAGACGGCACCTACCGTGGCAACCGCGCCCTGACTCGCTACGAATTTGCAGCCGGCGTCAACGCTTGCTTAGACCAAATAACCCAGCTAATTGGGTCCACAGGTAACTTGGTCACCAGAGACGACTTAGCCATCCTGCAACGCCTGCAAGAAGAATTTGCAGCCGAACTCGCTACCCTGCGCGGACGAGTAGACGGCCTAGAAGCTCGCACCGCAGAACTCGAAGCCAACCAGTTCTCCACCACCACCAAACTGGCTGGAGAAGCCATTTTTGCTGTCAGCGACACCTTTGTCGGAGAGGGTATCCGCCTTGACGACGACGAAGACGAAACGGTCACAAACCTCGGCTACCGGGTGCGGTTGAACTTGAGCACCAGCTTCACCGGTCGAGACTTGCTCAGAACCCGCTTGCAAGCAGTCAACGTCGCCCGCTACGACAGCGCCACGGCTACCGGTACCAACATGGCTCGCTTGGCCTTTGACGGCGAGGAGGGCAGCCAATTCACACTAAACGAACTGTACTATCGTTTCCCGATGGGTAGCGCTACAGCCTTTGTCGGTCCTAAAGGACTTGACCTGCATGAAATTGCAGACACGGTAACACCCTTTAACTCTACGGGTACTGGTGCCATTTCCAGATTTGGAGTTCGTAACCCGGCCGTATTCCGCGGGCCGCAGGGAGCTGGCGCAAGTTTGACTTTCAACTTGGGCCCCCTCCGAGCTACTGGGGGCTATCTTGCCTCCGACGGCGATGCTCCCAACCCCGCAAACGGCAGGGGCGTTGCCGACGGTTCTTTCAGCGCTCTGGGTCAGATCGGCTTTTTTAGCAAACCGTTTGATTTGGCCTTCACTTACACCCACAAATACAATCGCGCAGGCGATGTTGGCATCATGGGTGGCACCGGCAGTTCTTTGGCTAACCGGCCCTTCGGTCAAGCACCCACTCAAGCAGATAACTATGGCGTGCAAGTTAACTTCAAACCCAGCCGTCGCTTTCAGCTTGGCGGTTGGTACGGTTATACGAAGGCTGAGCAACTGCGGGGGGGCGGCAATGACGCGACGATCCAGAATGGTGCTATCACTTTGGCCCTGGCAGATTTTGGCCGGCAAGGCAACCTCCTCGGCTTCGTCTTCGGTGTACCGCCAAAAGTTACTGAGAGTGATGTCGCCAGAAACCGCGACACCTCTTATCACTTAGAAGGTTTCTATCGCTTCCAAGTCAATGACTTTGTGTCAGTGACACCGGGCGTTTACGTGATTCTGAATCCAGAACACAACCACAGAAACGACGATATCTGGGTCGGACTCCTCCGTACTACCTTTACTTTCTAA
- the ltrA gene encoding group II intron reverse transcriptase/maturase: protein MSKTRSQPMVEWRHINWRKLERSVYKLQKRIYRASQRGDVKAIRRLQKTLMKSWSARCLAVRRVTQDNSGKKTAGVDGLKSLTPKQRLALVAKLKLSPKVAPTRRVWIPKPGTEEKRPLGIPTINDRALQALVKLALEPEWEARFEPNSYGFRAGRSCHDAIEQIFTVISRKAKYVLDADIAKCFDRIDHEALLKKLNTFPTIRRQVRAWLKAGVMDGKQLFPTSEGTPQGGVISPLLANIALHGMENRIAQAFPKRKVYKEGKYAGFISAAHLIRYADDFVILHEDITVVQRCKEIISEWLKSMGLELKPSKTRLAHTLEEYEGNTPGFNFLGFNIRQFPVGKYHSGKNNGKLLGFKTIITPSQEKQKIHYEQVANIIYAHRTATQEALIGKLNPIIRGWANYYSTVVSRDAYETQDHLIFCKLKAWAKRRHPKKSIQWIINRYWKTIGGNNWVFATNAKSENLMRLRTHSETPIVRHVKVKGESSPYDGNLVYWSTRRGKHPEISTKEATLMKSQRGKCNHCGLIFGVEDKWEIDHKIPRSKGGRDEYTNLQLLHKHCHDVKTAKDGLAGGSIDSYPSH from the coding sequence ATGTCTAAAACACGGTCACAACCGATGGTGGAATGGAGACACATTAACTGGCGAAAGCTGGAACGGTCTGTCTATAAGCTCCAAAAACGAATTTATCGAGCCTCTCAACGTGGTGATGTTAAAGCAATACGCAGACTCCAAAAGACGTTGATGAAGTCCTGGTCAGCAAGGTGCTTAGCGGTCAGGCGGGTAACACAAGACAACAGTGGCAAGAAGACGGCTGGTGTGGATGGGCTTAAGAGCCTGACCCCAAAACAACGTCTCGCCCTTGTTGCCAAACTTAAATTAAGCCCAAAAGTCGCTCCAACCAGGCGAGTATGGATTCCCAAGCCAGGTACGGAGGAGAAGCGACCATTAGGCATCCCGACAATAAATGACCGAGCCTTGCAAGCACTTGTCAAGCTGGCACTAGAGCCAGAATGGGAAGCGCGATTTGAACCTAACTCATACGGGTTCAGAGCCGGACGCTCATGCCATGATGCGATAGAGCAAATATTCACGGTAATTAGTAGGAAAGCTAAATACGTGCTAGATGCTGACATTGCCAAATGTTTCGACCGCATCGACCATGAAGCACTGCTCAAAAAATTAAATACATTCCCCACCATCCGCCGACAAGTTCGAGCCTGGTTAAAAGCGGGAGTGATGGACGGTAAGCAGTTGTTTCCAACATCTGAGGGTACGCCTCAAGGTGGGGTTATTTCCCCATTATTAGCAAATATCGCCCTCCACGGGATGGAAAACCGGATAGCTCAAGCTTTCCCAAAAAGGAAGGTTTATAAAGAAGGAAAGTACGCAGGATTCATCTCTGCTGCCCACCTAATCCGATATGCCGATGACTTCGTAATTCTCCACGAAGATATAACCGTTGTTCAAAGATGTAAGGAGATAATCTCCGAATGGTTAAAAAGCATGGGCTTAGAATTGAAGCCTAGTAAAACTCGCCTAGCCCATACCCTTGAGGAATACGAGGGAAATACCCCAGGTTTCAACTTCCTTGGGTTTAATATACGGCAATTCCCAGTTGGAAAGTATCACTCTGGGAAGAATAACGGAAAATTGCTAGGTTTCAAAACAATCATCACCCCAAGCCAAGAGAAGCAGAAGATACACTACGAGCAAGTAGCAAACATCATCTACGCCCATAGAACAGCGACTCAAGAAGCGCTAATTGGAAAACTTAATCCAATTATCCGAGGATGGGCAAACTACTACTCAACCGTCGTGAGCCGTGATGCTTACGAAACTCAAGACCATTTAATCTTTTGCAAACTTAAGGCTTGGGCAAAACGCCGTCATCCCAAAAAGTCTATCCAGTGGATCATCAATAGATATTGGAAGACCATTGGCGGTAATAACTGGGTATTCGCAACCAATGCAAAAAGTGAAAACTTAATGCGGTTAAGAACGCATAGCGAGACTCCAATAGTCCGCCATGTGAAAGTTAAAGGCGAATCGTCTCCATACGACGGAAACCTGGTTTACTGGAGTACAAGAAGGGGAAAACACCCTGAAATCTCAACAAAAGAGGCAACTCTAATGAAGAGTCAAAGGGGTAAATGTAACCATTGCGGATTGATTTTCGGAGTTGAAGATAAATGGGAAATCGACCATAAAATCCCCCGTTCCAAAGGTGGTAGGGATGAATATACCAATCTTCAGCTCTTACACAAACATTGCCACGATGTAAAAACAGCCAAAGATGGTTTGGCTGGGGGTAGTATAGACAGTTACCCAAGTCACTGA
- a CDS encoding CHAT domain-containing protein produces the protein MLVSTPYGRYLRLTLNAIIVPPSPAESKFPPTSQLLPTAAANGALNRPKIMHYQFQQQRQKHTTQKKIKKAIFYCLIALFFCWNTANLPTIAQNTGQGGLNGQEMRNLLDRGNLTEAVTRIEQNWEQDYQKYFEQDFAARAKTAEAISKTLSRLAAQTKKKPALIYAIPRTDQLELILILPDRPPILRSVPEAKQEKLLSVVQAFGSEITNPVKLNTTSYLEPAQQLYQWIIAPLETDLQTAKIETLLFCVGAGLRTVPLAAMHDGKQFLIQKYSLSRIPAFKLTDSNYTDLRNVQVLAMGASDFAETAKKQPLPAVPLELGAIARQWPGQSFLNQDFTIVNLQSQRLQQRYGIIHLATHAEFRPGTPNNSYIQFWDTQLRLDQMRELKWNNPPLELLVLSACRTALGDKEAELGFAGLALQSGAKSALASLWYVSDAGTLALMTEFYQQLKINRPNDPPIIKAEALRQAQIAAIEGQVTIEGGQLRSSRDETPLPPSIPKLDSKDLSHPYYWAAFSMIGSPW, from the coding sequence GTGCTGGTGTCCACACCCTACGGTAGATATTTGCGGTTGACCTTGAATGCTATAATCGTGCCCCCATCGCCAGCAGAGTCAAAATTCCCACCCACATCCCAACTTTTGCCAACTGCTGCCGCCAACGGCGCCCTCAACCGCCCCAAAATCATGCACTACCAATTCCAGCAGCAACGCCAAAAACACACCACTCAGAAAAAAATTAAAAAAGCTATTTTTTACTGCTTGATAGCACTATTTTTCTGCTGGAACACCGCCAACCTCCCTACAATTGCCCAAAACACAGGCCAGGGCGGGCTTAACGGCCAAGAAATGAGAAATTTGCTCGATCGAGGCAACCTCACTGAAGCCGTAACCAGAATCGAACAAAACTGGGAACAAGACTATCAAAAATACTTTGAACAAGACTTTGCAGCCCGTGCGAAAACCGCCGAAGCAATATCAAAAACTCTCTCCCGCCTAGCAGCTCAAACAAAGAAAAAACCTGCTTTAATTTACGCTATACCGCGCACCGACCAACTAGAATTAATCTTAATATTACCCGATCGCCCGCCCATTCTTCGCAGCGTCCCGGAAGCCAAACAAGAGAAACTGCTCTCTGTAGTCCAAGCATTCGGCAGCGAAATCACCAATCCCGTAAAACTCAACACCACCAGCTATCTAGAACCAGCCCAACAACTCTACCAATGGATAATTGCACCCCTAGAAACCGATTTGCAAACAGCAAAAATTGAAACATTGCTGTTCTGTGTCGGCGCAGGTTTGCGAACCGTACCCCTAGCAGCAATGCACGACGGAAAGCAATTTCTGATCCAAAAATACAGCCTCTCCCGCATCCCCGCCTTCAAACTCACAGACAGCAATTACACCGACCTCAGAAACGTGCAAGTCCTAGCAATGGGAGCATCAGATTTCGCAGAAACGGCGAAAAAACAACCGCTACCAGCAGTTCCATTAGAACTCGGCGCGATCGCCCGACAGTGGCCAGGTCAATCCTTTCTCAACCAAGACTTCACCATAGTAAACTTGCAATCCCAGCGACTGCAACAAAGATACGGAATCATCCACCTTGCCACCCACGCCGAATTCCGCCCAGGAACCCCAAATAACTCCTACATTCAATTTTGGGACACCCAACTACGCCTCGATCAAATGAGAGAATTAAAATGGAACAATCCGCCCCTCGAACTGTTAGTATTAAGCGCCTGTAGAACCGCCTTGGGAGACAAAGAAGCAGAACTCGGATTTGCCGGTTTAGCCCTGCAATCGGGAGCAAAATCAGCCCTCGCCAGCTTGTGGTACGTCAGCGATGCGGGGACTCTCGCCCTGATGACAGAGTTTTACCAGCAGTTAAAAATCAACAGGCCAAACGACCCTCCAATCATTAAAGCTGAAGCTCTCAGACAAGCACAAATTGCCGCGATCGAAGGCCAAGTGACGATCGAAGGCGGTCAACTGCGAAGTTCCCGAGACGAAACTCCCTTGCCCCCGTCCATCCCTAAACTCGACAGCAAAGATTTATCCCATCCGTATTATTGGGCAGCTTTCAGCATGATCGGCAGTCCTTGGTAA
- a CDS encoding F0F1 ATP synthase subunit epsilon has protein sequence MTLTVRVVAPDKTVWDSNAEEVILPSTTGQLGILSGHAPMLTALDTGVMRVRPGKEWVSIALMGGFAEIQENKVTILVNGAEKGETIDKEAARTAYTEAEARLEKATSGTLQEQIQAKQAIKRARARFQAAGGTL, from the coding sequence ATGACATTAACTGTGCGCGTAGTGGCCCCAGACAAAACTGTTTGGGATTCTAATGCTGAAGAAGTAATTCTGCCGAGCACCACAGGCCAACTAGGTATCTTGAGCGGTCACGCTCCAATGTTGACAGCTTTGGATACCGGAGTAATGCGCGTCCGTCCCGGCAAGGAATGGGTGTCTATTGCTCTGATGGGTGGCTTTGCAGAAATCCAAGAAAACAAAGTTACTATTCTTGTCAACGGCGCTGAAAAAGGCGAAACCATTGATAAAGAAGCTGCTCGTACTGCTTACACCGAAGCAGAAGCTCGTTTGGAAAAGGCTACTAGCGGCACTTTGCAAGAGCAAATTCAAGCCAAGCAAGCCATCAAACGCGCGAGAGCTCGTTTCCAAGCTGCCGGTGGCACGCTCTAG
- a CDS encoding IS4 family transposase, with amino-acid sequence MLPTFYQTHLQKQLTHTQLRLLTILLDLIQSEKQVRLERLARVFPYPITTESRRRKLQRFLDIPQLTIALIWFPLISYWLTTYCSVGQTLSIAIDRSQWGCINLFTIALLWQRRAIPLYWCVLPKLGNSNLSEQTLALQQVLPLLKEYKVMVLGDGVPPRKLREFCSVDLGSWLKTMGVSFCLRLKKNHCLETENLIWERLDQLGVVPGTSLYFQGVRVRKTQPVAGFDIACKWKRKYRGRKVKDAWFILTDLGSLPVAIAAYKQRMGIEEMFRDCKSGGYNLEGSGLRGDRLIKMILLMAIVYTAAIFQGTEIQKKQVQKYVSRQKDQPQKYRRRSIFGSGQDGEKWVNYLDRYELEVQELMKLTRNKRRFYQQGLRAATLIRSSS; translated from the coding sequence ATGTTACCCACATTCTACCAAACCCACTTACAAAAACAACTAACGCACACCCAGTTGAGGTTGCTCACAATATTATTGGATCTTATACAATCGGAAAAACAAGTGAGGCTGGAACGGCTCGCACGGGTATTTCCCTATCCAATTACTACGGAAAGTCGCCGTCGCAAACTGCAAAGATTTCTTGACATACCTCAATTAACGATCGCACTTATCTGGTTTCCCTTAATCAGTTATTGGTTAACCACGTATTGCTCTGTGGGGCAAACTTTATCAATTGCGATCGACCGCAGTCAATGGGGGTGTATCAATCTGTTTACGATCGCCCTACTTTGGCAGCGAAGAGCTATCCCATTATACTGGTGCGTCTTACCCAAATTAGGTAACAGTAATTTATCAGAACAAACTCTCGCTCTGCAGCAAGTATTACCATTACTTAAAGAATATAAAGTGATGGTTTTGGGCGATGGCGTCCCGCCCCGCAAGCTACGTGAATTTTGTTCGGTAGACCTGGGAAGCTGGCTGAAGACAATGGGTGTGTCTTTTTGCTTGAGACTGAAAAAAAATCATTGTCTGGAAACAGAAAACTTGATCTGGGAACGCTTAGACCAATTAGGAGTAGTGCCTGGAACATCTTTGTATTTTCAAGGAGTGAGGGTCAGAAAAACTCAACCAGTAGCAGGATTTGATATTGCTTGTAAATGGAAACGCAAATATCGGGGAAGGAAAGTAAAAGACGCCTGGTTTATTTTGACAGATTTAGGCTCGTTGCCAGTAGCGATCGCCGCTTATAAACAACGAATGGGAATTGAAGAAATGTTTAGAGACTGCAAGAGTGGAGGTTATAATCTAGAAGGGAGTGGTTTAAGGGGAGATAGACTGATTAAGATGATTCTGTTAATGGCGATCGTTTACACTGCAGCGATATTTCAAGGCACTGAAATTCAGAAAAAGCAGGTGCAAAAATATGTATCTCGCCAGAAAGACCAGCCCCAAAAATACCGTAGAAGGAGTATATTTGGGAGCGGTCAGGATGGAGAAAAGTGGGTAAATTATCTTGATCGCTACGAATTAGAAGTTCAAGAGTTAATGAAGTTAACCCGCAATAAACGTCGCTTTTACCAACAGGGTCTACGGGCTGCAACCTTGATTAGGTCTAGTTCCTAG
- a CDS encoding DUF3177 family protein, whose translation MLSLLLAATGPWFQPLVWMDYRLSVLLTISIPLVVLIWAVVAKAEAIVRLSIIYWRVASLLAITLYLMMAALPVSFVSSVIGRALIPASLWFWEDLNEEIADRPQSPLKLAFTAWRWAITVYSGLGALAQLPFLSCAFKSQIQVIDEPFCRVWLDPPWLYKQMFHPTANPQFLGLLGLIGLAIYVIYLSYFVLIRLGKQGRSATGN comes from the coding sequence ATGTTGAGTCTTTTATTGGCAGCCACCGGGCCTTGGTTTCAACCGCTAGTCTGGATGGATTATCGGTTGTCTGTGTTATTAACAATTTCGATCCCGCTGGTAGTGCTGATTTGGGCTGTTGTGGCAAAAGCTGAGGCGATCGTCCGTTTGTCGATTATTTATTGGCGGGTGGCGAGTTTGCTGGCAATTACACTTTACCTGATGATGGCTGCGCTGCCTGTGAGCTTTGTATCGTCGGTGATTGGGAGAGCCTTAATTCCTGCTAGTCTGTGGTTTTGGGAGGATTTAAACGAAGAAATTGCCGATCGACCGCAGTCGCCCCTGAAACTGGCTTTTACAGCTTGGCGCTGGGCGATTACTGTTTACAGCGGTTTGGGCGCTCTAGCTCAACTTCCCTTCTTAAGCTGTGCCTTTAAATCTCAAATTCAGGTAATTGACGAACCTTTTTGTCGCGTTTGGTTAGACCCACCTTGGCTCTACAAACAAATGTTTCACCCTACGGCAAACCCTCAATTTTTGGGATTGTTGGGTCTGATAGGTTTAGCAATCTATGTAATTTATTTGTCATATTTTGTGCTAATTAGACTAGGAAAACAGGGGAGGTCAGCTACGGGAAATTAA
- a CDS encoding peptidoglycan-binding protein: MQTTNSIYAQLPLCSSLPTLKRNNSTTANQNVRYLQQSLLKNGYPVATDGFFGPKTEQAVIKFQKENKMAVDGIVGPKTWNKLGICTTIF, translated from the coding sequence ATGCAAACCACAAATTCAATTTACGCTCAATTGCCTCTTTGCTCTTCACTACCCACACTGAAACGAAATAATAGCACCACTGCCAATCAAAACGTGCGCTATCTCCAACAATCCTTACTTAAAAACGGATATCCCGTCGCAACTGATGGATTCTTCGGCCCAAAAACCGAACAAGCAGTCATCAAATTTCAAAAGGAAAATAAGATGGCTGTTGATGGCATTGTCGGCCCTAAAACTTGGAATAAATTAGGCATTTGTACAACTATATTTTAA